From a region of the Buchnera aphidicola (Aphis fabae) genome:
- a CDS encoding iron-sulfur cluster assembly accessory protein, which produces MEKKQENTYLFNQYKWKGIEITKSAIKQISFLINLNTENKGIKLSIKKSGCAGFRYIMELINSKKISETEDNIIFFHENILIQISKKDIPFLNGIKIDFIKHNINKVFKFYNPKLEKFCGCGESFSIS; this is translated from the coding sequence ATGGAAAAAAAACAAGAAAATACTTATTTATTTAATCAATATAAATGGAAAGGAATTGAGATAACTAAAAGTGCTATCAAACAAATATCATTTTTAATTAATCTTAATACAGAAAATAAGGGAATAAAATTAAGCATAAAAAAATCTGGATGCGCAGGTTTTCGATATATAATGGAATTAATTAATAGCAAAAAAATATCAGAAACAGAAGATAATATAATATTTTTTCATGAAAATATTCTAATACAAATTTCTAAAAAAGATATTCCATTTTTAAATGGTATTAAGATTGATTTTATAAAACACAATATTAATAAAGTATTTAAATTTTATAATCCTAAATTAGAAAAATTTTGTGGTTGTGGCGAAAGTTTTTCAATTAGTTAA
- the ydiK gene encoding AI-2E family transporter YdiK produces the protein MQNPKEKMDLSQFILSLIFIIAISITSFLIIKPFILGFSWASTIVISTWPLMLKIQKFLGGRRLIALISMIIILLLLFIIPIVLLVNSLVATSIPLIHWFSSNSLEFPELIWLQDIPLIGKKIFISYKELLDSDGAELIKEVRPYMGRTTEFFIIQAKNFGLLVIHLTLMLLFSIVLYWNGEKISNTIRQFASRINSKNGDAIILLTVRAIRSVALGVVVTALIQAFLSGLGLLVSGIPYWTLLMILIVFSCLIQLGPLPILIPSIIWLYWHSDTTCGTLLLIWSCFVFILDNILRPFFIRMGSDLPTFLILLGVIGGLIAFGMIGLFIGPVALVILYRLTISWIYGISINSFINNINVKSKIN, from the coding sequence ATGCAAAATCCAAAAGAAAAAATGGATTTATCGCAGTTTATTTTATCATTAATATTTATTATTGCTATAAGCATTACAAGTTTTTTAATAATAAAACCATTTATATTAGGATTTTCATGGGCTAGTACAATTGTAATTTCAACTTGGCCTCTTATGTTAAAAATACAAAAATTTTTAGGAGGTAGGCGTTTAATTGCTCTTATTAGTATGATTATTATTTTATTATTATTATTTATTATTCCAATAGTACTTTTAGTAAATAGTTTGGTTGCAACAAGTATTCCACTTATTCATTGGTTTAGTTCAAATTCCTTAGAATTTCCAGAATTAATTTGGCTTCAAGACATACCACTTATTGGAAAAAAAATTTTTATTAGCTATAAAGAATTATTAGATAGTGATGGAGCAGAATTAATTAAAGAAGTGAGACCATATATGGGTCGTACGACTGAATTTTTTATAATTCAAGCTAAAAATTTTGGATTGCTTGTTATACATTTAACTTTAATGTTATTGTTTAGTATTGTACTTTATTGGAATGGTGAAAAAATTAGCAATACAATTCGTCAATTTGCATCTCGTATCAATTCTAAAAATGGAGATGCTATTATTTTACTGACAGTTCGAGCTATTAGATCTGTTGCATTAGGAGTTGTAGTAACAGCTTTAATTCAAGCTTTCTTATCTGGGTTAGGTTTATTGGTTTCAGGTATTCCATATTGGACTTTATTAATGATTTTAATTGTTTTTTCTTGTTTGATTCAATTGGGTCCATTACCAATTTTAATACCATCTATTATATGGCTTTATTGGCATAGTGATACTACATGCGGTACATTGTTATTAATTTGGAGTTGTTTTGTGTTTATATTAGATAATATACTTCGGCCTTTTTTTATACGAATGGGTTCTGATTTACCAACTTTTTTAATTTTATTAGGTGTTATAGGTGGTTTAATAGCTTTTGGAATGATTGGATTGTTTATTGGGCCAGTCGCATTAGTAATATTGTATAGATTAACAATATCTTGGATATATGGCATCTCTATTAATTCATTTATTAATAATATAAATGTAAAATCTAAAATTAATTAA
- a CDS encoding 3-deoxy-7-phosphoheptulonate synthase, which translates to MKKTDELRTIRIDPLITPSELAKKYVITSDIMDNVIITRQNIARIMTGQDLRLLVVIGPCSVHDPIAAVEYAHRLYELRKKYEDRLEIIMRTYFEKPRTVVGWKGLISDPDLDGSFRVNHGLSVARKLLLDINTLGMPAATEFLDIVVGQFIADLISWGAIGARTTESQIHREMASALSCPVGFKNGTDGNIRIAIDAIRAAKARHLFFAPNKDGQMTINHTSGNPYGHIIMRGGRTPNYHAKDIELAIKDLREFNLIEHLMIDFSHGNCLKEHIRQKNVAVSVANQISLGSKNIFGVMIESFLEEGFQKVSKNKPLIYGKSITDACLNWEDSVLIIKQLADAVDTRF; encoded by the coding sequence ATGAAAAAAACAGATGAACTACGTACAATACGAATTGATCCATTAATAACTCCCTCTGAATTAGCAAAAAAATATGTTATTACTTCAGATATTATGGATAATGTTATTATAACAAGACAAAATATTGCCCGAATTATGACTGGTCAAGATTTGCGTTTACTTGTTGTAATAGGTCCATGTTCTGTTCACGATCCTATAGCTGCAGTTGAATATGCTCATCGATTATATGAGTTGCGTAAAAAATATGAAGATCGTCTTGAAATTATAATGCGTACATATTTTGAGAAACCAAGAACAGTAGTAGGTTGGAAAGGATTGATTTCAGATCCAGATTTAGATGGTAGTTTTAGAGTAAATCATGGGCTTTCTGTTGCACGTAAATTATTATTAGATATCAATACACTAGGAATGCCTGCTGCAACAGAATTTTTAGATATAGTAGTAGGTCAATTTATTGCAGATTTAATTAGTTGGGGAGCTATTGGAGCTAGAACTACTGAAAGTCAAATTCATAGAGAAATGGCTTCTGCACTTTCATGTCCAGTGGGTTTCAAGAATGGTACTGATGGTAATATACGTATTGCAATTGATGCTATTAGAGCTGCAAAAGCTCGTCATTTATTCTTTGCTCCAAATAAAGATGGACAAATGACTATTAATCATACTAGTGGAAATCCATATGGACATATTATTATGAGAGGTGGTCGAACTCCGAATTATCATGCTAAAGATATTGAGTTAGCAATAAAAGATTTACGTGAATTTAATTTAATAGAACATTTAATGATTGATTTCAGTCATGGTAATTGTTTAAAAGAACATATTCGTCAAAAAAATGTTGCTGTATCTGTTGCAAATCAAATTTCTTTAGGATCAAAAAATATATTTGGGGTAATGATTGAAAGCTTTTTAGAAGAAGGTTTTCAAAAAGTCTCAAAAAATAAACCATTAATATATGGGAAATCAATTACTGATGCATGTTTAAATTGGGAAGATAGTGTTTTAATTATCAAACAATTAGCAGATGCAGTAGATACTCGTTTTTAG